The genomic interval GACGCACTGATTTGGGCAATTTTTGCATCCAAATCTTCGAGTGAAACCGCTACATCGTCGTAGTAAAGCTCACCCGATTCGTTCAAGGAGAGCGTAATCGGCTTTTGCTCATCTTTACGATTTTCAGCATTGGACGCTTGTGGAAGCGTAAGCGGAATTTTACCTTGGGTCACAAATGTAGCTGTGACCATAAAAATGACCAAGATAACGAGGACAATGTCCACAAAAGGGGTCATATTGATCTCGGCAATATCGCTCTCATACACAGGTTTACGCTTCATCGAGCTGTGCTTCTTTGTGCGTTAAAATGACTTTAACCCGTCTGATGAAATAATTGTAAGCGATAACGCAGGGAATCGCGACAAAAAGCCCCGTCGCGGTGGCAATCAACGCTTCAGAGATACCTTGCATGATTGGTTGTACATCAAACGCATTGGAAGCGCCAATCGTATGAAACGCTTGTATAATGCCCAAAACGGTTCCAAAAAGCCCTATAAAAGGGGCGTTATTGCCAAAGGTGGCTAAAATGCCCAAACGCGCTTCAAGGCTAAGACGCAACGTATAATAATCCATACTTTGATACTTTTTTTGAATCACACTAAACGCTAAAAGACGCTCTATCATCACCCCAACTGCTAACACACTCATGGCGACCAATACCCACAACACGGGGTCGATCCCTAACAGGGCAAACGATAAAAGTTTTTCACTCAACATCTCTTCTCCTTAAAATAGCCATCTCCAAAACCCTTTAAGCTCAACCGATATGTACTGCACATAAATAACGGTTGAGCGAAAAAGAGCTGACAACAAGAAACGAGACCATTATAACGTAATATACTTAGCAATACAACGGTAAAGTATACACCTAATACCTTCTTTAGTGTTTAAAAAATAGGCACTCCCTTTCCTGAAATGCTTCCCAAAAGCGCTTCACGCGACTTTTGTGCTATACTTATTTTTAAATTACTCCTTCCTAGGATACAGAGGACACCCATGTTAGAAGCACGTCTTTGGATGAAAAAAAGCGATAAAAATTTTCTTGGCAAAGGGCGCATTGAGCTTTTAGAAAACATTCGAGAGTTTGGTTCCATCCATGCAGCCGCCAAAGCCATGAAGATGAGCTACAAAGCCGCATGGGATTCGGTGGATGCCATGAACAACCTCTCAGAGATTCCTTTGGTTCAAAAAACAAGTGGCGGCAAAGGCGGCGGGGGGACGATTATCACCCCAAAAGGCGAAGAGGTCATCGCGGCATTTCACAATTTACAAGCCAAACATCAGCAGTTTTTAGATCTTTTTGCCAACAGTGATGACCTGCTTACCATCGTTCAAACCCTAAGCCGGCTCTCGTTAAAACTGAGTGCTCGCAACCAACTGATAGGTACTATCAGCGCGATTAGCGAAGATGCGGTCAATGTTGCGATTGAGCTGACCATCAAAGCTGCTGATAAAATTTATGCGAGTATCACCAAAAACAGTTACCAAGAGCTTGGGCTTCACTTAGGAGAGAGTGCCATTGCGATTATTAAAGCAAGCTCCGTGCTTCTTTCAAAAACCAAGCCTACCATCGCGTGTGAAAACCTTCTCAAAGGCACGATCATCCAAATCCTCAGCGACACGTCCAACACCGAAGTGACGCTGGAATTGGAGAGTAAAAGTACCATCACCGCGACCATTGCCAACGATGCGTTTGAGCCACTTCATCTCAAAATCAACGAAGAGGCGTATGCTTTTTTCAAAGCATCCAATGTTATTTTAGGCGTTTAATACTCTTTAAACGCCTTTTCCCTCTCTTTTAAAATGCTTAAATAATAACCATTTCGGTGTACACAAAATAGCACCGCAACTATTTTTACTCTTGCCATACACTTTTTTTCCTGCTACCATTATGTTTTTATTTATATAACGTATCTGTGTAAAAATTATTACGTATTCTAATGCTTTAAGGAGCCACTATGCCTGTTATGATCGATGGAATTAAAGTTCAGTTATTCAGTGAGTGCGACACAAACGCCCCTTTCCCCGTTGCCGATGAGAGCCCAAGACGAGCGCACCCCAAGATCGATATGATCTTCCCCGAACTCTTTTTCCCTTCCAATAGAACCTATTTAGCTCTTGGTGAAGCGAAAATTCGTGAAGTGGTCAAAGTCCACCATGAGCTTGTACGCCACAGTAAAATTGGACATCTTTATCCGCAAGATGAAGCTGCTTTTATCGCGGCTACGAGCAAAATCGAAGACTTTTTTGTGCAGATGCTTGGAGGCAAAGACCTCTACACGAGCGTGCAAGGTCATCCCAAACTTCGCGACCGCCATTTTCCTTTTGAAGTGACCGAAACAGGGCGTGACATCTGGCTAATGAGCTTTCGCAAAGCGCTCAAACAGTGCGCCGTTCCTAAAGAATTTTTGCCTGAAATTTGGAATTGGGTTGAATCCATCTCGATTCGTATGATTAACAGACGGACAAGTATGGAGATGGTTAAACGCTATCCGTATGAGAGTATCCACTCCTATTTTGATGCTGAATAATCTTTACATGTAAACCAAAACCTCAAGGAAATTAGAATGAAGAAAACCCCGCTTTCATGGATTGTTGCTATGAGTTTGTGTTCTGCGTGTGCGGCACAAAGTGTTACCTTAGAACCCGTTGCGGTTGAAGGAGAAAAAGAGACAGCTACCTCAATGAGTCTTAGTGATGCCAAAACAGTCATTAACACCCAAGAGCTTTCAAGCCAACCTACCACGCTCAATGAAGCACTGAGCGATACCTTTTTTGTCAACTTCAAAAAGGCAGGTGATTACAACTCGGAGCCTTACATCAGGGGGCGAGGTGTGAATGGCGTGCCCATTTATATCGAAGGAATGCGCATCAATGCCGCACACCCCGATTCGACCAATCTGTTTACGATGATAGACGCACAAGAAGTGGATGTTTACAGAGGGGCGAATGGCGCTAATGTCGGCATGGGAGCGATGAACGGTGCAATCGTCATTAAACTTAAAGAGCCACAATTTGGCACGACGGATGAATTTGAAGAGTCGAGTTTCATCAATGCCAAAACATCGCTTTTTTCACAAACAGGTTACACCACGGGCATTGGAACAACCCTTTACAACCAATTTGTGAACTTCTCCCTCAGTGGAAGCATAAGCGAATACAATAACTACAGCAATGGAGGAGGAGATGAAGTCCTCCATTCTGATTCGGACAGCAAACATTACGCGATCTCTACCGCGGTGAAAACAGGCGATGACAGCTATATTTACGGTCGTTTTATCAAAGATAAAAGCAGCTCAGGCGATCCACTCTCACGCTACCAACAAAGTGGTGTTTGGAACTATACCGATCATCCGAATGATGATGCTAAAACCTATTTTGTTGGCTTTAAAAAAGGGGAGTGGTATGGCTTAAGTGACATTGATTTCCAAATCTTTAAAAATGATTTACACTACGCTGTCAACACCAAGAAAGAGACTTCAGTACCTTATGCAACAGAGCTTTTTAGAGAAAGCAACACTAAAGGAGCCAAACTATCAGGTAAAAAAGAGTTGGATGAGCACCAAACGCTCTCCTTGGCAATGACCTACTCCAAAATGGAGATCACCAACGGTGTAAGAAATTGGAATACCACCACCAATACATGGGGCGACTGGACGAGCGCTATGGGGATTAAAGGTGGGGATTACACAGACTTTGGTATCCAACTAGCAGATGATATGAAATACGATAAGGCATTCTACACCCTTGCCATCGGTTACGATAATGTCAAACGCAATGTCACTTCCAATGTCAATACAACTAAACTAGACTCCTTAATCCCCGAAGCGCTTGATGCTCTGATTCAAAAAACCAACACCGATGAACGCGATAATCTTCTCTCCATGAGTGCCAAAGCAGGCTATGAGATTTCATCTGCGTTTGTACCCTACATTAAACTTTCTAACGCCGAGAGAACCCCTTATTTTAACGAAGCGTATGGCAATAATCCAAGCAATGGAAGCCAGATTCCCAACCAAACGCTTGGGAACGAAAAAGTATGGGATATTGACGTGGGGATGGATGGTAAATATGAGCGTTTTTACTACACCTCAGCGCTTTACTACCAACGCTACTCTGATTACATCGAGCTTGTTAAAACAGGCTACCTGACCACGGGTGGACTTCCTATCAAACGTTACATCAACCTAGATGAAGCGATTATTTACGGTGCTGAAGCGATGGCAGGCTATGGACTAGGGAATGATCTTTTTGTGGAAGCGGCGTATCTGTACACACACGGTCAAAACGAAGATGATGACACACCTTTAGCCTTTATCGCTCCTCAAAAACTGACGCTTTCTTTAGCGCAAAAGCGCTCAAAGGGTCTTAGTTGGAAACTTGAAGAGGTCTTTGTCGATAATCAAGACCGCATCTCCAGCGTCAATGGCGAAATCGCAACGCCGGGCTATTCACTCACCAATGCTTCGATGAGTTATGGATTTTCAAAACTAGGCATTCTTAAAAATGCCGTCGTAAGTTTTGAGCTCAATAATATCTTCGATAAATCGTATCGTGAACACCTTGATAAAGTCTCTTCAACAGCATGGTATTTACCTGACAACGCGGGTATCAACGGTGTTTTATCGCTTAAAGCGGCATTTTAAAAGGAGTTCTGATGCGTTTTACTCTTGTTTTTTTACTGATGTTTGTTTCGCTTTTTGCCAGTGAATCGCGCACGTTTGTTGATATTTCAGGAAAAACGATCACGTTGCCTGAACCTATCACGCGCATTTATGGCTCAGCGCCACCGATTAGTTTTATGATTTACGTCATTGATGATGCACCTCTCATTGGTGTCAATTTTCCACAAACCAACCAAGACAACGCCAATGGCGATAAATTTTTGTCCAAACATTTTATGAGCCTTCCCATTTTAGGCGGTTGGCATGGTAATAACACGCCCAATCTTGAAGCCATCATCGCCGCAAAACCTGATGTGATCATCACATGGGACACGCCGCTTCTGAATGAAAAAACGGCGAAAGATTTGGCGCGTATCAACATCCCTGCACTGAAAGTGAACATCGATGATTCAGCCAATTACCCCGAAGTCTTTCGTTATCTTGGTAAAGTCATGAACAAAGAGGAGCGCGCCAATGCGCTTGCAGCCATGGCGCAAACCTATCTGGACGAGCTAAAAATCTTCGTGGCAAGCGTTCCTCTAAATGAACGTACCAAAGTCTATTACGCAGAAGGTCCTTTTGATTTGCAAACCGAGTGCGATGTCTCGTTTCACTCCGAACCTTTGATGCTTGCAGGGGGAAATTTAGTCCATAAATGTGTCCAAAACAGCGTCATCGGCATGCAAGAGGTCAGTTTTGAGCAGGTTTTGAGCTATGCACCGGAGGTGATCATTGTCCAAAGTCCTGCGTTTTATAAAACGATCTTTGAAGATAAAAAATGGGCGATGCTCAAAGCGGTACAAACCAAACATGTCTATCTGATCCCAAAATCTCCGTTTAACTGGACAGATCGCCCACCTTCTTTTATGCGCATCATTGGCGCACACTGGATCGCAAGCAAGCTCTATTCTACTCGTTATCCGTACAAAATTCAAGAAAAAGTCAGAGCGTTTTACCAACTCTTTTTTGGTGTCTCGCTCAGTGATAAAGAGCTTAAAACCTATTTTGATCTTTAACAGCGACTGCTTCCTAAAGAAGCTTTTTAAGAGAAGGAATGCCTTATGATTTGCCCAATTTGCGAACGAAGATGCCGTGTGGAAGACAACGGCATAGGTGCATGTGGACGCTACCAATGCCAAAATGAGACGATGATAGAACGCTTTGCTAATTCGTATCTTGTCGTAGCACCCATCTCTGCTGAGACGATGCCCGTGCTTCATTTTCATCCCCGTGCCAAATTTTTGCAAATTAGCACCACAGGGTGTA from Sulfurospirillum multivorans DSM 12446 carries:
- a CDS encoding MotA/TolQ/ExbB proton channel family protein, translating into MLSEKLLSFALLGIDPVLWVLVAMSVLAVGVMIERLLAFSVIQKKYQSMDYYTLRLSLEARLGILATFGNNAPFIGLFGTVLGIIQAFHTIGASNAFDVQPIMQGISEALIATATGLFVAIPCVIAYNYFIRRVKVILTHKEAQLDEA
- a CDS encoding ExbD/TolR family protein, whose product is MKRKPVYESDIAEINMTPFVDIVLVILVIFMVTATFVTQGKIPLTLPQASNAENRKDEQKPITLSLNESGELYYDDVAVSLEDLDAKIAQISASEPHILLRSDAKTPFEYVVKVIDLCKKHRISTFAIQTTKGGA
- a CDS encoding TOBE domain-containing protein is translated as MLEARLWMKKSDKNFLGKGRIELLENIREFGSIHAAAKAMKMSYKAAWDSVDAMNNLSEIPLVQKTSGGKGGGGTIITPKGEEVIAAFHNLQAKHQQFLDLFANSDDLLTIVQTLSRLSLKLSARNQLIGTISAISEDAVNVAIELTIKAADKIYASITKNSYQELGLHLGESAIAIIKASSVLLSKTKPTIACENLLKGTIIQILSDTSNTEVTLELESKSTITATIANDAFEPLHLKINEEAYAFFKASNVILGV
- a CDS encoding globin domain-containing protein gives rise to the protein MPVMIDGIKVQLFSECDTNAPFPVADESPRRAHPKIDMIFPELFFPSNRTYLALGEAKIREVVKVHHELVRHSKIGHLYPQDEAAFIAATSKIEDFFVQMLGGKDLYTSVQGHPKLRDRHFPFEVTETGRDIWLMSFRKALKQCAVPKEFLPEIWNWVESISIRMINRRTSMEMVKRYPYESIHSYFDAE
- a CDS encoding ABC transporter substrate-binding protein; protein product: MRFTLVFLLMFVSLFASESRTFVDISGKTITLPEPITRIYGSAPPISFMIYVIDDAPLIGVNFPQTNQDNANGDKFLSKHFMSLPILGGWHGNNTPNLEAIIAAKPDVIITWDTPLLNEKTAKDLARINIPALKVNIDDSANYPEVFRYLGKVMNKEERANALAAMAQTYLDELKIFVASVPLNERTKVYYAEGPFDLQTECDVSFHSEPLMLAGGNLVHKCVQNSVIGMQEVSFEQVLSYAPEVIIVQSPAFYKTIFEDKKWAMLKAVQTKHVYLIPKSPFNWTDRPPSFMRIIGAHWIASKLYSTRYPYKIQEKVRAFYQLFFGVSLSDKELKTYFDL
- a CDS encoding TonB-dependent receptor, producing MKKTPLSWIVAMSLCSACAAQSVTLEPVAVEGEKETATSMSLSDAKTVINTQELSSQPTTLNEALSDTFFVNFKKAGDYNSEPYIRGRGVNGVPIYIEGMRINAAHPDSTNLFTMIDAQEVDVYRGANGANVGMGAMNGAIVIKLKEPQFGTTDEFEESSFINAKTSLFSQTGYTTGIGTTLYNQFVNFSLSGSISEYNNYSNGGGDEVLHSDSDSKHYAISTAVKTGDDSYIYGRFIKDKSSSGDPLSRYQQSGVWNYTDHPNDDAKTYFVGFKKGEWYGLSDIDFQIFKNDLHYAVNTKKETSVPYATELFRESNTKGAKLSGKKELDEHQTLSLAMTYSKMEITNGVRNWNTTTNTWGDWTSAMGIKGGDYTDFGIQLADDMKYDKAFYTLAIGYDNVKRNVTSNVNTTKLDSLIPEALDALIQKTNTDERDNLLSMSAKAGYEISSAFVPYIKLSNAERTPYFNEAYGNNPSNGSQIPNQTLGNEKVWDIDVGMDGKYERFYYTSALYYQRYSDYIELVKTGYLTTGGLPIKRYINLDEAIIYGAEAMAGYGLGNDLFVEAAYLYTHGQNEDDDTPLAFIAPQKLTLSLAQKRSKGLSWKLEEVFVDNQDRISSVNGEIATPGYSLTNASMSYGFSKLGILKNAVVSFELNNIFDKSYREHLDKVSSTAWYLPDNAGINGVLSLKAAF